From the genome of Vicia villosa cultivar HV-30 ecotype Madison, WI linkage group LG2, Vvil1.0, whole genome shotgun sequence, one region includes:
- the LOC131647116 gene encoding uncharacterized protein LOC131647116 isoform X2, translating into MWPAIICGLIIYKLFKCFFYDDDVTDIEASDSTVLFTVADRLQKLFGGKVFVGLRIPDADSASPKSIDLVLVTKRELLVVAVKNFSGILTVQGDGTWHSEKPGKHNKVERHPDPVEEVRKQASILESYLEQRGVNLPKGFLTCKVILPNPKLCTIPTSDFPPEVITHEQWKLQKPGTKTVISSWVKSAFLSGKSDMQESGNKNLEFVLSTAPIWDRLELKGNKYALGEFLEFKGKSEDVEALRHIRRSKVGSMIIQKTTPSTLQVLYTLRDYRTEGASAPELNEVTVRSNTEIIFQAENGTKIKKFKLSSVCSMHLSA; encoded by the exons ATGTGGCCTGCGATTATCTGTGGTTTGATTATATACAAATTGTTCAAATGCTTCTTTTACGACGACGACGTTACAGACATTGAAGCTTCTGATTCCACCGTTCTCTTCACCGTCGCTGATAG GCTTCAAAAGCTTTTTGGAGGTAAGGTTTTTGTTGGTCTGAGAATTCCTGATGCCGATTCTGCTTCACCAAAATCCATTGATCTCGTTCTTGTTACTAAACG AGAGCTACTAGTGGTAGCCGTGAAGAATTTCTCAGGAATTTTGACAGTTCAAGGCGATGGTACTTGGCACTCTGAAAAGCCAGGCAAACATAATAAAGTTGAGCGTCATCCTGATCCG GTGGAAGAAGTGAGAAAGCAAGCTTCTATTCTTGAATCCTATCTTGAACAAAGAGGGGTTAATCTACCTAAAGGATTTCTAACTTGTAAAGTTATACTTCCAAATCCTAAATTATG TACCATTCCTACAAGTGATTTTCCACCTGAAGTTATTACCCATGAACAATGGAAGCTACAGAAGCCAGGGACAAAGACTGTGATCTCTAGTTGGGTAAAGAGTGCCTTTCTTAGCGGCAAGAGCGATATGCAAGAATCTGGTAATAAGAATCTTGAATTTGTTCTTAGCACAGCTCCAATATGGGACAG GTTGGAACTGAAAGGCAACAAGTATGCATTGGGAGAGTTCCTAGAATTTAAGGGCAAATCAGAAGATGTCGAGGCATTAAGACATATCAGAAGATCAAAAGTTGGTAGCATGATAATCCAAAAGACAA CTCCTTCTACGCTTCAAGTTTTATACACTTTGCGCGACTATAGAACCGAGGGAGCATCAGCACCAGAGTTGAATGAAGTGACTGTAAGATCAAATACTGAGATCATCTTTCAGGCCGAAAATGGTACCAAAATCAAAAAATTTAAGCTCTCTTCAGTCTGCTCTATGCATCTTAGCGCATAA
- the LOC131647116 gene encoding uncharacterized protein LOC131647116 isoform X1, with protein sequence MWPAIICGLIIYKLFKCFFYDDDVTDIEASDSTVLFTVADRLQKLFGGKVFVGLRIPDADSASPKSIDLVLVTKRELLVVAVKNFSGILTVQGDGTWHSEKPGKHNKVERHPDPVEEVRKQASILESYLEQRGVNLPKGFLTCKVILPNPKLCTIPTSDFPPEVITHEQWKLQKPGTKTVISSWVKSAFLSGKSDMQESGNKNLEFVLSTAPIWDRLELKGNKYALGEFLEFKGKSEDVEALRHIRRSKVGSMIIQKTSMFGLAPSTLQVLYTLRDYRTEGASAPELNEVTVRSNTEIIFQAENGTKIKKFKLSSVCSMHLSA encoded by the exons ATGTGGCCTGCGATTATCTGTGGTTTGATTATATACAAATTGTTCAAATGCTTCTTTTACGACGACGACGTTACAGACATTGAAGCTTCTGATTCCACCGTTCTCTTCACCGTCGCTGATAG GCTTCAAAAGCTTTTTGGAGGTAAGGTTTTTGTTGGTCTGAGAATTCCTGATGCCGATTCTGCTTCACCAAAATCCATTGATCTCGTTCTTGTTACTAAACG AGAGCTACTAGTGGTAGCCGTGAAGAATTTCTCAGGAATTTTGACAGTTCAAGGCGATGGTACTTGGCACTCTGAAAAGCCAGGCAAACATAATAAAGTTGAGCGTCATCCTGATCCG GTGGAAGAAGTGAGAAAGCAAGCTTCTATTCTTGAATCCTATCTTGAACAAAGAGGGGTTAATCTACCTAAAGGATTTCTAACTTGTAAAGTTATACTTCCAAATCCTAAATTATG TACCATTCCTACAAGTGATTTTCCACCTGAAGTTATTACCCATGAACAATGGAAGCTACAGAAGCCAGGGACAAAGACTGTGATCTCTAGTTGGGTAAAGAGTGCCTTTCTTAGCGGCAAGAGCGATATGCAAGAATCTGGTAATAAGAATCTTGAATTTGTTCTTAGCACAGCTCCAATATGGGACAG GTTGGAACTGAAAGGCAACAAGTATGCATTGGGAGAGTTCCTAGAATTTAAGGGCAAATCAGAAGATGTCGAGGCATTAAGACATATCAGAAGATCAAAAGTTGGTAGCATGATAATCCAAAAGACAAGTATGTTTGGACTAG CTCCTTCTACGCTTCAAGTTTTATACACTTTGCGCGACTATAGAACCGAGGGAGCATCAGCACCAGAGTTGAATGAAGTGACTGTAAGATCAAATACTGAGATCATCTTTCAGGCCGAAAATGGTACCAAAATCAAAAAATTTAAGCTCTCTTCAGTCTGCTCTATGCATCTTAGCGCATAA